TCCGGTCAGGGGCCCCCTTTTGCGGCCCTGAGGCTGACGGAGTCGATGGCACACCGCGACCAGTCCAGCTCACCGCGGGCGCCGAGCTCGTCCAGGAGGACCCGGTGGAGCCTGGCCCAGACCCGGTCCCGGCTCCACCGGGCGAAACGCCGGTAGACCGTCGGCCAGGCCGGGCCGAACACCGGGGGTAACTGCCGCCAGGTACACCCGGAGGTGGCTACGAAGATGATCGCCGCCAGGCACTCGCGGTCACCCGCCCGCCGTCGGCCGCCGCCCTGCGGACGTATGACCTCCGTCGGCGGAACCACCCGTCGGAACAGCGTCCATAACTCTTCCGGCACCAACCGCTCAATCAGATCCGTCATGCACGGCTCAACGAACGATCACGCCAAAGGAAACGACGTCTTAGCGGGTCCGTGCTGTGACGGGAAGGTTCGCCGGGTTGCGCCGATTGCGGGCCATTCGGTGGGACGGCGTGTCCGCGCCGCTCGCCGCCGTGTGCAGCCCGGCGACCAGCCCTCCTGGCACCGTCCAGTCCACCGTCGCCCCCAGCCCGTCGTTCGCCCGGCCAGTATCAACGCCTCGACCTGCAACGAAATGTTCACGATCGGCCGGGCGGGGTGCGGTGCCCTTGCCCGGCCGTCGCGGTCACCGGACGGGTAGGCCCGGTGGGAGCCGCGGTCACGGGGCCGGCACCGTCTAGAGCTGCGCCGGTGGTCGGCCGACCCCAGGGGGTTTGCCGATGACGCGGTACATGCCGATCGAGTCGTGGGTGACGGTGTCGGCGAAGCCGAACTTCTCGTAGAGGAAGCGGGCCGGGCCGTCGGCGATCAGCGAGACGTAGGCGGTGGCGGGCGCCCGGCGTTCCAGTTCCTCGGTGAGTGCGGCCATGATACGCCTGCCCAGGCTGCTGAGTCTCACTTCGATGTCCGGTGAAACTCTCACCTTGATGTCCTGTGCCCCTCTGCTGCTGTAGCCCTTGTCACGTGCTCATTTGTCGGAGTCTCGGCAGAATCAAGGACGACAGTCGGTGAGAAACTGATGTGACGTCATATGGGAAAATGCAGGACATTGAAGTGAGAATCCCGATAGCGAGCACCGCCTGACCTGCAGGTTCTTCTGGGTTGGGGGTGCGTGGGACTGGGGCCCATCGTTGGCAGTCGTCCCTGCGTGTGCAGGGCAGGAGTTGAAGTTCGACTGTCCCGACGTGGACACGAAGGACGCACCCCTGCCTCTGCAGGGCAAAGTCAGCAGTCTCCGCGCCGCTCGTGGTGCGCGGGGAGTCATCCCTGCGGTTGCTGGGGGGAGCACACGTCGTGCGGGTTGAGGTGGACCTCCCACGTGTCATCCCTGCGCGTGCGGGGGTGAAGCACGCCTCGGTCGAGTGCCAGGCAAAGGCCTGAGAGTCATACCGGTTTAAGCGGAGCGCACGTCCGATGGAGTCATCCCTGCGTGTGCAGAGGACCGCCGCCTATACGCGACCGCAACTCCGCGCATCGTGTCACCCCTGTGCGTGCGGGGCAGCGTTGGAGTCGATCGGCATGGTGCTCGTCGACGAGAAGTCAACTCTACCTGTGCGGGGCGGAGCCGCCGTCCTCGACGAACGCGTGCAGGTTCTGCGGTCATCCCTGCGTCGGCAGGGCGGAGACCGTGGTGTGGCAGACGGCTTCCCTCGCAATCTTGCCCAGGCGGAGGCGCTGGACGGCATCCTGGCCGACTCGAAGTCGAGACTGGACGCCGTGCTAGACCTGGAGATTCCCGAGGCCCAGGTGGTCAGGCGGATCGCTGGACGACGGTTGTGCCGTCAGAACCGCGAACACATTTTCCATGTCGACTACAGCCCTCCTGAAGTGGCAGGAGCCTGCGACGTCTGCGGCGGTGAGCTGTACCAGCGCGATGACGACCGCGAGACAACCGTTCGTAAGCGACTGGAGGTCTATCGCAGCGAGACAGCGCCGGTCGTCGACCACTACCAAGCTCAGGGCCTGGTGACCACGATCTCGGCCCTCGGCCAGGTCCAGGAGGTCCTGGACCGCGCGCTGGTCGCGATCGGCCAGGCCAGGTTGATGCCTCCGGCGCGTCGAGCTGTTGACCCCTCCGCTCGGAAGGTGCGGGGCTGCCGTCCCTGACTGCCGCTGCCGAGGACTGCAAGCTCCGCCCGCCCGCTGGCTCTTTTCGGCACCCCGGCTTTGGGACGACGCGGCTGACCGGACCCTTGCGATGCAGGCCCGGTCAGCCGTCGGCTGGCGCCGGGTTTCTCGGCCAGCTGGGGGTGGCGCCTTTCCGTGCGAGGCGCCTGGTCATGAGGGTGATGGCTGCCCAGGTGATCAGGGTTTCGGAGTGCTGGATGAGCCGTTCGTAGTCCCTCGCGTGGCGGCGGGCGTGCATCATCCACGCAAGACTGCGTTCGACGACCCAGCGGCGGGGCAGCACGACGAAACCAGAGGCGTCCTTGGGACGGCTGACGGGCTTGATGGTGAGATTGAGGTGCTGTTTCGCCCAGTCGACGAGTTTCCCGGCGTAGGCGGAGTCGGCCCAGACGATGGTGATCTCGGGGTGCATCAGGCGCAGGCGGAAGAGAACTTCCTTGGCGGCTGCGGCATCGTGCAGGTCGGCGGGAGTGACCATGACCATGAGGGGCAGGCCGCGGGTGTCGACGACCAGGTGGCGCTTGCGGCCGTTGATTTTCTTGCCTGCGTCGTAGCCGCGGGTGGCCTCGGAGACCGTCTCCGCGGCTTTCACGCTCTGGGAATCGATCACGGTGGCCACCGCTCGGGGGCCTTTGCCCATGTCGCGGCGGATCCGCCCGGCGAGATGGTCCCGGATCTGCCCGATGATCCCGGCGGCTGCCCATCGGGCCATGAACCCCCAGACCGTGCGCCAGGGCGGGAAATCCGCAGGTAGGGCCCGCCACTTGCAGCCGGTGTCCACGACGTAGCGGATCGCGTCGACGATTTCGCGGCGGGGATGCTTCTCCGGCCGACCGCCCGTGCTGGTTTCGCAGGCCGGGGTGGGCAACAGCTGTTCGAGCAGGGCCCATTCGGCGTTGGTGGTGTCCGAGGGATAGCGGCGTCGGCGCATGACGAGTGCCTTCGAACGAGTGCGGCGGGACCGCCCGCAGGGTGGTCCCGCCGCAGGTCACGAGCTGGCGATGAGGTCGAGGGTGGACTCGATGGAGTTGAGCTGGGCGACGATGTGCTTGACCCACTTGTCGCCCGGGTGGGCGGCGGCGTGCGGGGCAACGGTGCCGGTGATGAACCGGCGGAACTCGGTCAACTTCTCCCTGACCACAGCCCGCTCGTATGCCTCCAGCACCGCCCGCTCGGCTCCGAGCTGGTAGCCCGCCTGCCGGGTCCAGGTCAGCGGCGGCCAGCCCTTCTCCGCAGCCTGGTCCTTCAAGGCTGCGAGCCCGGAACGGACCTGACTCGGGGACAGGTCACTCGCGCGTACCAGCTGAGGAAACTCAAGGCCAGCGGGTCTGGCCTCGAACAGCACGAACCGCAGGGTGTCCGCGTGGCGTCTGGCGGCATCACCCCGTCGCCGTGAGGCGCGGGGCATCCTCATTCGCCCTTGAGCAGACGGGCCAGTTCGTCGTCGACGTCGACCTTGCCGGTGTCGACGGCCGTCTCGATCCAGTCCAGTGTCGCCCTCACCCGGGCGACGTTCTCGTGCACGATGGTGCGTTCGTCGTCGTTGAGGGTGCGGTCGCGCAGGCCGGGGACGGTGCGGCCAGCAGCTGCGACGAAGGAGTGGCAGGCGGTGACCAGGTCCAGGAACTCCACCGACCGGTCGATCGCGCGGACTGCCGGGGCGACGGGGCTGGTGCGGTCGAAGTCCTCCCGGGCTTGCCGACTACGTTCGACCTGGGCATGGTTGACCTGGAAGCGGGCGGTGTCGTCGCTCATCGCCTTGAACGCGATGTCCGGTCGGCGCAGCAGGCTCGTCGCGGCCGTCGCCGCGACCGACTCGTCGCGGGTGAACTCCTCCACCACCCGGACCTTGTCCTCCGCCGACACTTTGGACGCGACCTGCGGACGCTTCAGGAAGTCGGTGGTGACCGCGCGGCGACCTCCTCGTCCCGGGCCAGCGAATGGATCGCGGTGACCTTCTCCTGCGGCGTGATCGGGGTCTCGACCTGTTGACCCACCCGCCGGCTCGCGTCGTCCGTGGTCCACCGGGCCTTGCCGTCCGGCGGCGTCAGGATCGCCTCGAACCGTTCCGCCTCGTCCTCGATGTTCGCCAGGGCCCGGTGGACCGTGTACGACGCCGTCTTCGGACTCCGGTGTTCCTTCGGCCAACGGGAGGCCACCCACCTGGTGGTCTTTACCGTGGCGACCGACAGCCCGATGTCGTCGGCCAGACGCTTCAGCGACGCCTCGACTGTCCACTCCGGCTCCGCGATCGGACCGCCCCGCTGCCTCATTGGCTCGATCTCCAGAGCACGGTCACCGATCGTGAACTGCCCGCGCGTCTGCTGTTCGACTACATCCCGCAGCTCGGTGACGATCTGTTCGTAACGGGACTGGCTGACGCTTCCGACCTTCTCTACCACTTCGGTCATGGTGTCTCACCACCAACTACGGGCCAGGGCACGGCGCTTGGGGCCGCGACGGGACAGGGCCCGCTTTCAAGCCGAGAGTCAGACCGAAAATCCTAAGATCGCAACAAATGACCGCAAATGACCGAGTGGTGACCGAAGTTGGATCCGGGATGCGTTCGCCCAGCGGTTACTGTGACCGTTCGCCGAACGGTTCTGTCCGGCGCCTCCAGGCCCTCACCTTGCACCGCGGTGAGCAGAACACCGCGTCCGAGCGGCGGTCGACGCCAGCCACCCAGCGGGCCCCGCACTCCGGGCACTCCACCTCGCCCGTGCCGTCCCGGACGGCCGCCAGGCGCTGGAGCAACCGCCGTTCTCGACGCCACTGCCTGGACCGACACGCCGACGAGCAGAACTCCGCCCCGGGCCGTACTCCCGGCCTCAGCCGTTCCCCGCAGCCCCGGCAGATCCTCTCCCCGGCCCGACCGGCGTCCTCGGACACCAGGCCAGCGTAGGACCTCAGGCTACTCAAAACCGGGGCTTAGAAACACGCACTGACCCGGGCAAGCCACTTCTGGCAGCGCGAGGGCTCGCCGAGGGCCGTCTGGGCAAGCCCTCGTTGTCGGTGGCGGCTGCGAGGCTGAAGGGCATGGACAGCGACGATGAGCAGCTGCTGCGCGGCCGGATCTACGGAGCCGACCACGACCACCCGGGCCCAAAGCCGGGACGGAACTACGCCGAACTGGTGGGCGGACCGCTGGACGGACTGCTGCTCGACATCACCGGCTGGAGGCCGGAGGAGATCGACGACGGTGTCTCCCTCGCCACGGAGCTCGGGCAGTTCGGCCCCGGCGGGCGAGCCCTGTACGACCCGCGCTCCGGCGAGCCGGCCCGCTGGGACTGGGGCGGCGACAGCCCCTGACCGTCCGCCACTCGGTCGGGTGAAGACACGGCAGCGGCGGAACTTACCCAGGGACGCCGGGCGTAGTGCCGTACACGGACCCGATCCACGAGACGCACGTGAGCGAGCCGGGCCTGCTTGTCGTCGACGTCGCGGCCGCCGACGACGCCACGGCCCTGGCCTTCCAGCAGCTGCTCGCCGACCGGTGGGCGACAGCCACAGCGGAGCAGACGACGCGGGATGCCGGTCAGCCCGGCGTAGCTGCGCTGCTACCTGGACCTGCGCCAGCAGCTCACCGCGGCCGCCGTGGCCGGCCCGACCATGGAGCCGACCATGGCCCGGTCCTGACTCATGACCGGGCGCCGCCTTCGCCGAACAGCGGCACCTCCTGGACGTCGACGTCGCCGCGGATGCGGTGTGGGCGGGTCGGGTGCCGCCACCGTCCGGCGCTGTCGCGGGCGACGTCGACGTCGACTTTCATCACGACCTCCGGCTGCACCAGGACGGCATCGAGGGTGCGCTGCGTTCCCCACCCTGCCGAGAACGTCCAGCCCCTCCACGGGTGCGCGCCGTGCGGCGGGGCCAGATGGTCGGCCACAGCGCGGCCAGCGGCCCGGGACAGAGTGGTGCTACGGCCGATGTACTGCAGGCGGCCCGCGGTGTCGTAGCGGCCCAGCAGCAGCGTGCGGGGTGCGGCAAGCGACCCGGTGACCGCGCCGATCACGGCCTCCGTGGTGACCCGCACCTTGTACTTCCGCCACGACCGCACGCCCCCGCGATAGGCCTCCTCCAGCCGCTTGAAGCACAGTCCCTCCACCCCGGCCGCCGTCCACGACAGCCACTCCCGCGCCAGGGCCGGGTCGGTCGTCGACGGGCACAGCGTGAACGGCGCCGTCAGGCCGCGCTCCGCGAACAGCGCCTCCAACGCCGCACGCCGCCGCGCGTACGGCCAGCCAGTCACGTCGTCGCCTCGGTGGACCAGGTCGAAGGCCACGAAGTGCGCCGGCCACTCCCGTGCCGCCTGAGCGGCAGCTGCCCCGCGCCGGGCGAGCCGCTGCTGCAGCCGCTCGAACGCCAGCCGGTCCCGCTCCCACACCACCAGCTCGCCATCGATCCCGGTGTCCGCCGGCAGCTGCGCCAGGGCCGCCGCCCGGATCTCGGGGAACGAGGCCGTCATGTCCGTACCGCGCCGTGAGCGCAGCAGCACCCGTCCGCCTGCGTACACGGCGAGCTGAGCACGGTAGCCGTCCCACTTGATTTATGCGCTGCTGAGCTGTCCGCGGGATATCGTCCGGCGCCATGTCGATCACTGGATGGCGGGTGCACTTCACCCGTCGAGCTGATGTGGCCGCGGGATGTGTCGCCGTTCATGCGGGAGTTCAGCGAGCTGTTTGCGGCCTCGATGAGCAACTGGACGAGTGGCGTGTGCCCGAGGGGCAGCCGTTCCTGATCAGGCCGGTCGGCATGTACGACGTCGAGTCGAACCGGTACTTTCTCGGTGTGGTCGGCGTCGTCGCCGTGGAACACACAGGCCGCGCACGCCCGGGATCTGCCTTCAGGGGGGCGGGGCGGACGTTCCCCGGACGACGAGACGGGGGGTGATGACTTGTTCCCCGGCGGGGATCTCCGCACCCTCCAGGCGTGCGACGGCCCGGCCGACGGCGAGCCCGGCGAGGCGTGCGATGTCCTGTCCGACGGTGGTGAGGTCGATGTGGGCCAGGCGGGCCAGATGGCTGTCGTCGAACCCGACGACGGAGATGTCGCCGGGGACCGCGACGCCGGAGCGGAGGAAGAGGTCGAGTACGCCGGTCGCGCAGCGGTCGTTGAAGGCCAGTACGGCGGTGGGGCGCGGGCGGGTGGCCGACAGGGTTCGGGCGGCCTCGGCGCCTTCCTCCTCAGTGAGACCGCCGGGGAGAATGCGGATGTATTCGCCCAGGCCGTGGCGGTTCATGGCGGTGCGGTAGCCGCGGCGCCGGTCGGCTGCGCCCGGTGCCCGGCCGCCGTCGATGTGGGCGATGTCGCGGTGGCCCAGAGCGACGAGGTGGTCCACCGCCTGGCCGGCTCCCTCGTCGTCGGCGGTCCGTACGACCTCCAGGCCCGGGACGGACGGCCGCAGCCGGCGGGCCACGGAGACGACCGGCAGTTGCCCGGCGAGTTCCGCCAGCCGCGCGGCGGGGGCCTGCGGGCCGAGCAGGATCAGCGCCTCGCAGCGGTCGTCGAGCAGTGTCTCGACGGCGCGCTGCTCGCCGCGCCCGGCGGCCACGGCACTCAGCGCGATCTGGTACCCGGCCGGTTCGGCCGCCGCGTAGATGCCCTCCACCAGGTCGGAGTGGAACGGATGCTGGAGGCCGAACTGCACCCCGAGCAGATGGGAGCGGTGGCTGCGGAGCAGCCGG
Above is a window of Streptomyces sp. DT2A-34 DNA encoding:
- a CDS encoding IS5 family transposase gives rise to the protein MRRRRYPSDTTNAEWALLEQLLPTPACETSTGGRPEKHPRREIVDAIRYVVDTGCKWRALPADFPPWRTVWGFMARWAAAGIIGQIRDHLAGRIRRDMGKGPRAVATVIDSQSVKAAETVSEATRGYDAGKKINGRKRHLVVDTRGLPLMVMVTPADLHDAAAAKEVLFRLRLMHPEITIVWADSAYAGKLVDWAKQHLNLTIKPVSRPKDASGFVVLPRRWVVERSLAWMMHARRHARDYERLIQHSETLITWAAITLMTRRLARKGATPSWPRNPAPADG
- a CDS encoding ATP-dependent DNA ligase, with the protein product MKWDGYRAQLAVYAGGRVLLRSRRGTDMTASFPEIRAAALAQLPADTGIDGELVVWERDRLAFERLQQRLARRGAAAAQAAREWPAHFVAFDLVHRGDDVTGWPYARRRAALEALFAERGLTAPFTLCPSTTDPALAREWLSWTAAGVEGLCFKRLEEAYRGGVRSWRKYKVRVTTEAVIGAVTGSLAAPRTLLLGRYDTAGRLQYIGRSTTLSRAAGRAVADHLAPPHGAHPWRGWTFSAGWGTQRTLDAVLVQPEVVMKVDVDVARDSAGRWRHPTRPHRIRGDVDVQEVPLFGEGGARS
- a CDS encoding nucleoside monophosphate kinase; this encodes MVLVDEKSTLPVRGGAAVLDERVQVLRSSLRRQGGDRGVADGFPRNLAQAEALDGILADSKSRLDAVLDLEIPEAQVVRRIAGRRLCRQNREHIFHVDYSPPEVAGACDVCGGELYQRDDDRETTVRKRLEVYRSETAPVVDHYQAQGLVTTISALGQVQEVLDRALVAIGQARLMPPARRAVDPSARKVRGCRP
- a CDS encoding RacP protein produces the protein MPRASRRRGDAARRHADTLRFVLFEARPAGLEFPQLVRASDLSPSQVRSGLAALKDQAAEKGWPPLTWTRQAGYQLGAERAVLEAYERAVVREKLTEFRRFITGTVAPHAAAHPGDKWVKHIVAQLNSIESTLDLIASS
- a CDS encoding LacI family DNA-binding transcriptional regulator, which encodes MPATPAVPNGKRPTLADVASRAGVSTALVSIVMRGAKGAGQATRERVLQAAREIGYRPDARARLLRSHRSHLLGVQFGLQHPFHSDLVEGIYAAAEPAGYQIALSAVAAGRGEQRAVETLLDDRCEALILLGPQAPAARLAELAGQLPVVSVARRLRPSVPGLEVVRTADDEGAGQAVDHLVALGHRDIAHIDGGRAPGAADRRRGYRTAMNRHGLGEYIRILPGGLTEEEGAEAARTLSATRPRPTAVLAFNDRCATGVLDLFLRSGVAVPGDISVVGFDDSHLARLAHIDLTTVGQDIARLAGLAVGRAVARLEGAEIPAGEQVITPRLVVRGTSAPPP